Within the Fischerella sp. PCC 9605 genome, the region TACCAGCACCATATTCAGTTTTTATGAAACTGATTTTCTAGCTTCGGGCAACAACCACAGTCAGATTTTAGTTGTTTGATTCGTCAATCAACTAAATTCATAAACAGAGGGAATACACAATCATTCACACACTTGTTCTAAGGAAGCAGTGATGAAAGCAGAACTGATTGAATTAATAGCCAGGGTAATACCGGTTTTGCAAATCAATATGCGTTGGATGACTTGGAATTTATTTCTGGCATTTATACCTTTAGCTTTGAGTGTTTGGTTGTTTCGCATCAAACGCGGACGCTCTTGGGTTTGGTGGCTGGGATTTATAGTTTTCTATGCTTTCTTACCAAATGCGCCTTATCTGTTAACCGATGTGATTCACCTGATCGACGATGTCCGCACAATTCAATCTGTGTGGATGATTACCTTGGTGTTAATTCCTTTGTATTTACTAGTAATTCTGGCTGGTTTTGAAGCCTACGTCATATCTTTAATTAATGTGGGATACTACTTGCACCGCATAGGTAAGAGTCAATGGATTGTCTGGGTGGAAATGATTACTCATGCTTTATGTGCTGTTGGTATTTATTGGGGTAGGTTCTTGCGTTTTAACAGTTGGGATTTCGTTACTCAACCAGATGCTTTACTAACTAGAGGTGTAGAAGAAATTTTAGGCAAGCAACCTCTAGTAATTATTGCTATTACTTTTGGTATACTTGTTGGCTTGTACTGGCTGATGAAACGAGTAACTTTAGGTTTTGTTAGGCAAGGAAACAAGGGTATAGCTATTAAATCACAACTAATAAATTCCAACACCCATAATGCTGGTTAATTCAGATAAATAAATGTATTTATCGTGAAGGCTGTTAGTGATTGATGGTTGATGCTTAGTTGTAAAAACAATCAACAACTAACCCTTCATTTCAAAGCCATCTACGTCTGTACCTACCTTTTCCTCCATCTCAAGAGAGGACATAAGGTAGGTATTTTTTTATCAAAAGAAAGATGCAGCCTCACAAAAAATAATTTGAAATTAATCTAGATCGATCAGCTTTAATTGACGTGGATAGGAATTTAAAATATGCAGCTATTGTCGATTGATGAACTCAAGTTTTTAGTAGAAAATGCTCAAAGTCCTTGTGTTTCTCTGTACATGCCCACGCAAAAAGCAGGGACAGAAACTCGACAGAATCCAATTCGCTTCAAAAATTTAATCCGCGAAGCAGAGGAACGCTTGGATAAAATGGGAATTCGCCACACTGAGGCAGTAGATTTTCTCCAGCCAGCTAAGGAACTTGATACGAATGAGTTCTGGCAAAATCAAGACCACGGTTTGGCAATTTTTATCTCGCCAAATGTGTTTCGCTACTACCAACTCCCGATGGAGTTTCAAGAATTAGTAGTTGTTAGCAATCAATTCCACCTCAAGCCACTAGTGCATCTTGTCAACAATGATGGACGGTTTTTCGTCCTGGCTCTCAGCCAAGATAATGTCAGGTTCTTTGAGGGAACACACTACAGCATCCAAGAGGTAGAGGTGGACAATATGCCTAAGAGCCTGGATGAAGCCCTCCTCTATGACGAGACTGCCAAAGAGGGGCAGCGGCGGATTGGGACATCCAGAGAGGGAACTGCTAATCCTTTTTCACAGCCAGGTGAGTTTCACGGACAGGGTAGCCCCGACAGAGACGAACACCAAAAAGACATCCTGCAATTCTTTCACGCCATTGATGACGCATTACACGAAAAACTACGGGATGAAAAAGCACCTTTAGTGCTGGCTGGAGTTGAGTATCTCTTTGCTATTTACAGAGAAGCTAATTCTTACAAACATCTGCTGGAGGAAGGTATTCATGCCAATGTAGACATTATCAAGCCGGAAGAATTACACGAGCAGGCTTGGCAAATTGTGGAACCTATGTATACTCAATCGCACGAGGCTATCATGGAGCTTTACCAGCAAATTGCTGGAGAAGGTACTGGTAGAGCCTCTAGCGATCTCAAACAAATTGTTCCCGCTGCTTATTTCCAAAGAGTTGATTATTTGTTAGTGCCGATAGACCAGCAAGTATGGGGTGATTTCGATCCAGAGACAATGGCTGTAGAATTACATCCAGAACCAGAGCCTGACGACCAGGATCTGTTGGATTTTGCCGCTATTTATACACTCCTTAATGGTGGTGCAGTCTACACCGTTAA harbors:
- a CDS encoding DUF1361 domain-containing protein, yielding MKAELIELIARVIPVLQINMRWMTWNLFLAFIPLALSVWLFRIKRGRSWVWWLGFIVFYAFLPNAPYLLTDVIHLIDDVRTIQSVWMITLVLIPLYLLVILAGFEAYVISLINVGYYLHRIGKSQWIVWVEMITHALCAVGIYWGRFLRFNSWDFVTQPDALLTRGVEEILGKQPLVIIAITFGILVGLYWLMKRVTLGFVRQGNKGIAIKSQLINSNTHNAG
- a CDS encoding baeRF7 domain-containing protein is translated as MQLLSIDELKFLVENAQSPCVSLYMPTQKAGTETRQNPIRFKNLIREAEERLDKMGIRHTEAVDFLQPAKELDTNEFWQNQDHGLAIFISPNVFRYYQLPMEFQELVVVSNQFHLKPLVHLVNNDGRFFVLALSQDNVRFFEGTHYSIQEVEVDNMPKSLDEALLYDETAKEGQRRIGTSREGTANPFSQPGEFHGQGSPDRDEHQKDILQFFHAIDDALHEKLRDEKAPLVLAGVEYLFAIYREANSYKHLLEEGIHANVDIIKPEELHEQAWQIVEPMYTQSHEAIMELYQQIAGEGTGRASSDLKQIVPAAYFQRVDYLLVPIDQQVWGDFDPETMAVELHPEPEPDDQDLLDFAAIYTLLNGGAVYTVKPEELPNGVPAAAIFRY